One region of Microscilla marina ATCC 23134 genomic DNA includes:
- a CDS encoding FkbM family methyltransferase has protein sequence MNIKFLEFIGRKLRPIELALLLKYFFRIKRRTFTLADQRSYYIDPISDLGLRLQKQQMYEPEMSKVIAEILEDGDTFIDLGSNEGYFAILGGEKCGSSGKVYAIEPQARLWGIITKNVLLNNLTNVHLLPYGVGAEKQELVLQLYPSVNSGASSFSPKFNFKISFGWLRKKIYGTQNSKIVILDSLLPVISDTIKLIKIDIEGFEYEALKGASEMLKRQLLQYILIEIHPDALKGMKQSESDIDELLSSCGYSKDKISDNLNLYTIQ, from the coding sequence GACCAATAGAGCTCGCCTTATTGTTGAAGTATTTTTTTCGGATTAAAAGAAGAACATTTACACTTGCTGATCAAAGGTCTTACTATATAGACCCCATTTCTGATTTAGGTCTAAGGCTTCAAAAACAGCAAATGTATGAACCTGAAATGAGTAAGGTTATTGCAGAAATACTAGAAGATGGAGATACCTTTATTGACCTAGGATCTAACGAAGGGTATTTTGCTATTTTGGGAGGTGAAAAGTGCGGCAGTTCTGGTAAAGTATACGCTATTGAACCTCAAGCAAGGTTATGGGGTATAATCACAAAAAATGTGTTATTAAATAATTTGACTAATGTACATTTATTGCCCTACGGGGTAGGTGCAGAAAAACAAGAACTGGTACTTCAACTATATCCATCAGTTAATTCCGGGGCTTCAAGTTTTTCTCCAAAATTTAATTTTAAAATATCTTTTGGGTGGCTGAGAAAAAAAATTTATGGAACTCAGAATTCAAAGATTGTGATATTGGATAGTTTATTACCTGTGATTTCTGATACCATCAAGTTAATTAAAATAGATATAGAAGGATTTGAATATGAAGCGTTAAAAGGAGCTTCAGAAATGCTGAAAAGGCAACTTCTCCAGTATATATTGATTGAAATACATCCAGATGCATTGAAAGGCATGAAGCAAAGTGAGAGTGATATTGACGAATTGCTAAGTTCCTGTGGGTATTCAAAAGACAAAATATCTGATAATCTAAATTTGTATACAATACAATAA